The Sulfuricystis thermophila genome segment CGATTCAGAGCTTGTGAAAAATTCTTGCGCTATCTGCTGGCTGCGTTGCGCGGTGCTCGCTCCCTCGCCTAACTCCATGTTATGTCTCGGTCGCTGCGCTCCGGGCGCCTTGCCATCAGCCCGCTCGCGACGAATTTTTTCACAAGCTCTCAGGTTTCCCTCCCAGCGGCCGAAACTCGGCGCTGGCGGACCGGCACGGTCCGCCGCCATGTTACTGCTTCGTCACCTTCAGATCGCCGTCGGCATCGATCCCCAGCTTGTAACCGAACGAAACATGGTGGAAACGGCCATGCGTATGGTCGTCATGGATCGCGAAACCGAAGTTGTAGCTCTTGCCGGATTCGAGGTTGATGTCGCCCTCGCCGTTGGGTGACAGTTTGCGCGTGAAGGTCACGGTCCAGGTATCGCCCTTCTTTTCGCCCTTCGCGTCGACGAGCCCCTTGCCACCCTCCATCACCCGCTTGTCGGCGATATAGCCGTCACGCCCCTTGTTGCTCTTGCTCTGCCACTGGATCAGGTCGTAAAAGACGCCGCTCGCCAGCGAGCCATCCTTGACATATTTGGTCTTGTCGCCCTTGACGCCCGGCATCGTGCGCACGTCGTTGTGACAGCTCGACCAGCAGCCGCCGAGATGGGCCAGCTCGACCTTGCCGGCATCGAGCATGAAGGCCAGCTTGACATCGTTGTCAGGGTCCATCTTCGGGCCGCCGCCGGGCGGTTGCTTCCAGGTAAAGCGCAGGTAGATGTTGGTGCCGTCATGGGTGGCTTCGACCTTGACCGGAATGCTGCCCACCTTGCCCTTGATCGGCTCGGGCTCGATCTTCTGGCCGGTCGCCATGCGTTGGCCGAAATCGACGGCCTCTTTCTCATGACAGTTCACGCAGGTCTCGCCCTGCTTCATGCCGCGTGCGCCGCTGTGATCGACGCCCTTGCGGATCCATTCGATCGGCGAGACGCCGGGATAGACCACGGTGATGGTACGCGAGGCGGCCTTGCTCCAGTCGGGGGCGGCGGCAGCGCTGCCGGTAACAACGAGCCCCGTGCCGGCCAGCAGCGCGGCGTAAAGGATGCGGATCGGAAACATTGCACTATCTCCTTGTCGATGGATGATTGAACCCAGATTGTCCATTGGAACACGAGCGGGTTTCGATGGCGAGGGCGAGCAGATTTACGTCCCCGCGACGAGCCAATAACGGTGTCTATTAGCGAGGAGCGGGGGCGCAAAGATGCCGCCCACAGCCCGAAAGCCGCCGTGTAGGGCGATGAAATGAACGTTTTGCATGCTCATGGCGAATCAGCCCGGTCTAATGGACAATCTGGGTTAAAGTCACACGTCGTCGTCTTCGTCACCCTTCATGCCTTTCGGCTTCTGGTGCGCGATGCCCTTGTGACAGTCGATGCAGGTCTTGTTGGTTTTCTTGCCGATCTCGTGCTGCTTCTTGCTGCGATCCTTCTGCGCGTCGAAGGACATGCCTTCGAAGGTATGGCAGTTACGGCATTCGCGCGAATCGCTCGCCTTCATACGCGCCCATTCGTGTTCAGCCAGCGTCAGGCGCTTGGCTTCGAATTTCTCGGGCGTGTCGATCGTGCCGGTGATCTTGCCCCACACCTCGCCGCTCGCCTGGATCTTGCGGATCAGCTTGTGCGTCCAGTCCTTCGGCACATGGCAATCGGAACAGATCGCCCGCACACCGGTGCGGTTGGCGTAATGGATGGTTTTCTTGTATTCCTGATACACGGTGTCGCGCATCTCGTGACAGCCGATGCAGAATTCGAGCGTGTTGGTGGCTTCCATCGCGGTATTGAAACCGCCCCAGAACAGGATGCCCAGCACGAAAAAAGTCGAGACGATGGCGAGGACCGAATAGCGGGCCGATGGACGCCTCAAGCGTTGCCAGAAGCCCATCTTCTCTTGCGGCTGATTTGCATTCCCCATGATGCATCTTCCCCCTGGATGCCCGGCGGCGACGGCAGTTGCCGTCGCCACCATTTCGCTGCGACTTAGTAAATGTCGTGCTGCGTGTTGTAGACGTTGAACTTGCCGGTCGGCGTGATCATCTTGGGATCGGTGATCACCTTCTTGACCTTCAGCGTCTTGTCGTCATAGACGACGATCGCCGACTGATCGGTCTTGCCGCCCCACAGCGAGATCCACACTTCGGAGGCATCGGCGCTGTATTCCGGATGCACGGCGCGACGGATCGCCTTGGTCTCCGGCAGACCTGAATCCTTGGCGACGTTGAGCACCACCGGCGGCTTCGACAGATCCCTGATGTCATAGACGGCGACCGATTCGGCGATTTCCCGCTCGGGGTTCTGCGGTGCATCGGCCCACAGATGCGTCGACTTCGGATGGGTCTTGACGAACAGGTTGCCGGAGCCGATGTGCTTGACTTCCTGCACCACCTTCCAGGCATTATCTTTGTATTGCGGATACTTCGGATGCGGCGTGCCGATCAGCGTCAGCACGTCGGCGCCGAGATGCCCAGTGGTCCACACCGGACCGAACTGCGGATGCACGAAGTTGGCGCCGCGACCGGGGTGCGGGATCTTCTTGACGTCGATCAGCGCCGCCAGCTTGCCTTCCTTGGTATCGACCGCCGCGATCTTGTTCGAGGCGTTGGCCGCGACGAGGAAGTAGCGCTGCGTCATGTCCCAGCCACCATCGTGCAGGAACTTGGCCGATTCGATCGTGGTGGTCTTCAGGTTCTTGATGTCGCTGTAATCGACCAGCAGGATCTGGCCGGTTTCCTTGACGTTGATCACCCACTCGGGCTTGATCTGCGACGAGACGATCGACGCGACGCGCGGCTCGGGGTGATATTCGCCATCGACGGTCATGCCGCGGGTGCTGACGATCTTCAAGGGCTTCAGCGTCTCGCCTTCCATGATCACATACTGCGGCGGCCAGTAAGAGCCGGCCACGGCATACTTGTCCTCATAGCCCTTGAACTTGGAGGTATCGACCGAGCGCGCATCGAAGCCGACCTTGATTTCGGCGACCACCGCAGGTTTTTCCATCCACAGGTCGATCAGCGACAGACGCCCGTCACGGCCGATCACATACACATAGCGGCCGGAGGCCGACAGACGCGAGATATGCACGGCATAGCCGGTCTTGACGATGCTGCGGATCTCCTTGGTATCGCCGTCGATCAGCGCCACCTCGCCGGTATCACGCAGGGTGACCGAGAACATGTTCTTCAGATTGAAGTTGTTCATCTGCTTCTTCGGCCGCTGCTCGACCGGCACGATCAGCTTCCACGAATCCATCGTCTCCTTGAAGCTGTATTCGGGCGGCACATCCGGCGTGGTCTGGATGTAGCGGGCCATCAGGTTGATTTCTTCCTTCGTCAGGATGTCATCGAAGTTCACCATGCCGCCTTCGGTACCGTAGGAGATGATCTTTTGCAGACGTTCGGTGCCGAGCTTCAGGGTGCCCCCTTCCTGCTTGGTGCCATCCTTCAAGGTCTTGGTCCAGTGCGGTTCGAGATTCTTGCCGGTGGCGCCCTTGCGCAACACGCCGTGACAGCCGGCGCAGCGCTCGAAATAGATCTTCTTCGCCTGCGCCTTCTCCTCTGGCGTCAAGGTCGGCGCCCCTTCCTGCGCGCGCGCCTGGCCGAAGACGGCGGAGACGGCGACCGGCAACACTGCAAACGCGAAATACTTCAGCTTCTTCATTTCCTGCCCTCCCGGGAAAATGATGGAAAAAAACTGGATACAGCCGAGCCGCTAGCTTCCTACTGCGATCATTTCACTACCTTGACAAGGGTCAATTTTCCTGTCGCATTCAACCCAGATTGTCCATTAGACCGGGCTGATGCGCGATGAGCATGCGAAACGATCATTTCAGCGCCCTACACGGCGGGTAGCGGGCTGCGGGCGGCATCTTCGCGCCCCCGCTCCTCGCCAATAGACACCGTTATTGGCTCGTCGCGGGAACACAAATCTGCTCGCCCTCGCCTGCGCTACCCGCTCGTGTTCCAATGGACAATCTGGGTTCAATGTGAAGTGCCTTCGGACTTGGTGATCTTGTTGAAGAGGTTGTACTTGCCGACCGGCTTGTCCATCGGGATGCGCTTCACCTCTCTGAAAGTCTGCGCATCGAAGACGATCAGCGCACCGCCATCGGCCCTGCGCTCCCACAGGCTGGCCAAGGCATATTTCCCGTAGCGATCGAATTCGATGTGCGCGAGCGTTTTGCCGGGATCGGTCTTCACTTCGGCGACGAGGGCGAGGCTGCGCTTGTCGATGATTTGCAGTGTGTCCTTGCCCTGGCGATCCATCATCGAGTCGGTCCAGGCGTAAGGCGTTGCCTCATGGCTGCGCATGAAAAAACCGGGGCCGCGCGTCGCAATGGTTTTGACGGTTTTCCAATCCTGCATGTCGATCACCGAAATGAGGCCCTCCTTCAGATTCGGCGAGGCCATCACGCGCCGTCCGTTCCAGTCGAAGGTGATGCCGGAACCCAGATGCGGCATGCCGGGCAGATCGAGATCGGCGATCTTCCTGCGCGCATCGAGATTGACCACCTGCCCTTTGCCGGCAGTGCGCGAGGCACCCATCAGCTCCGCATAGTCCTGGGTGAAAAAGAAATCGTCGAGCGGCTCGTCGAGCACGGTGCGGCGCGGATTGAGGAAGCCGGGGATGAAGGCGCCCTCGCGATACTTGAAATCGTGGATCACGCCGGCCGGGATGTCTTCGACCTGCGGGTCGTAGCTGATTTCCCAGACTTCGGGGATGTCCTTCAACGCAGCGACGAAGCTCTTCCGCGGCGTCGCATCATAGACGGCGGAAACGCGCGAGCTCTCCTTGCCTGCCCGATCCTTTACCTCGAGCACCTTGATGAGATTCAGATTGGCGTCGAGCAGCACCAGCGTTTGCGGCAGATAATTGGCCACCGCGACGTATTTGCCGTCGCCGGAGACGGCGACGTTGCGCGTATTGAGGCCGGCGCGGATTTCGACGACGGTTTTCAGGTTCCACAGGTCGAACTTGCTGATCCAGCCGTCGCGCGAGGCGAAGAACACGTAACGGCCGTCCGGGGTGAATTTCGGCCCACCGTGCAGCGCATAGCGCGTCGGCACGCGCGCGATCGGTTCCAGCCGGTCGCCATCGAGCACCGTCACATGGTGATCGCCGGTCTCGACGACGATGAACAGGTTCATCATGTCGGCACCCTTGAAAGCCGCCGCGGGCTGATCCGGCAGGGTGGAGAAATGGACGATGCGCGACGCGCGCATCTGCGCTTCCGTCCATTGCGGTGCCGGGACGATCGGCGTGTAGATCCAATCGACCAGCGCGGCGATTTCTTCCTTGGTCAGCTTGTCGGCAAAACCCTGCATCTGCGTCGCCTCGCGGCCTGCGATGATCGTCTTGATGGCCTCCGCCTTGCGCAGACGGACGAGGCTTTCCGGCAGCAGCGCCGGGCCCGTCAGCCCCAGCCGATCGGGACCATGACAGGCGGCGCAGTGGGCCTGGTAGAGCGCCTGCGGCGCTTCGGCGGCGAAAGTCGGCGCTGGCAGGACGGCACCGGTAAGCGCGATACCGAGTGCAAAGATGAGCCTGTTCATGCGATTTCCTCGTCGGTCAGATAGCAGCCCGGGTCTTCGGCCCATGGGTCCCCCGTCAGTTGCTGTGCCCGCACGCGGGTGTTGCCGTTGCAGATCGAAAGATAGGCGCAGGTCGCACAACGCCCCTTGACCGGGCGCGGACGCTGCTTGAGCCCATTCATCAGCGGATCGGAGACGTCCTGCCAGATTTCCCCGAATGGCCTTTCGCGCACATTGCCGAGCGTGTGATGCCACCACATGGTGTCCGGATGTACGTTGGCCAGATTGTCGATGTTGGCGACATTCACACCGGAAGCATTGCCACCCCATTGCCTGAGTTTTGCCTCGATGTGCGCGGCGCGCTGCGGAAACCGTCGCCGCACCCAGTGGAGCAGATAGACGCCGTCGGCATCGTTGTTGC includes the following:
- a CDS encoding ethylbenzene dehydrogenase-related protein encodes the protein MFPIRILYAALLAGTGLVVTGSAAAAPDWSKAASRTITVVYPGVSPIEWIRKGVDHSGARGMKQGETCVNCHEKEAVDFGQRMATGQKIEPEPIKGKVGSIPVKVEATHDGTNIYLRFTWKQPPGGGPKMDPDNDVKLAFMLDAGKVELAHLGGCWSSCHNDVRTMPGVKGDKTKYVKDGSLASGVFYDLIQWQSKSNKGRDGYIADKRVMEGGKGLVDAKGEKKGDTWTVTFTRKLSPNGEGDINLESGKSYNFGFAIHDDHTHGRFHHVSFGYKLGIDADGDLKVTKQ
- a CDS encoding NapC/NirT family cytochrome c, which gives rise to MGNANQPQEKMGFWQRLRRPSARYSVLAIVSTFFVLGILFWGGFNTAMEATNTLEFCIGCHEMRDTVYQEYKKTIHYANRTGVRAICSDCHVPKDWTHKLIRKIQASGEVWGKITGTIDTPEKFEAKRLTLAEHEWARMKASDSRECRNCHTFEGMSFDAQKDRSKKQHEIGKKTNKTCIDCHKGIAHQKPKGMKGDEDDDV
- a CDS encoding cytochrome D1 domain-containing protein; protein product: MKKLKYFAFAVLPVAVSAVFGQARAQEGAPTLTPEEKAQAKKIYFERCAGCHGVLRKGATGKNLEPHWTKTLKDGTKQEGGTLKLGTERLQKIISYGTEGGMVNFDDILTKEEINLMARYIQTTPDVPPEYSFKETMDSWKLIVPVEQRPKKQMNNFNLKNMFSVTLRDTGEVALIDGDTKEIRSIVKTGYAVHISRLSASGRYVYVIGRDGRLSLIDLWMEKPAVVAEIKVGFDARSVDTSKFKGYEDKYAVAGSYWPPQYVIMEGETLKPLKIVSTRGMTVDGEYHPEPRVASIVSSQIKPEWVINVKETGQILLVDYSDIKNLKTTTIESAKFLHDGGWDMTQRYFLVAANASNKIAAVDTKEGKLAALIDVKKIPHPGRGANFVHPQFGPVWTTGHLGADVLTLIGTPHPKYPQYKDNAWKVVQEVKHIGSGNLFVKTHPKSTHLWADAPQNPEREIAESVAVYDIRDLSKPPVVLNVAKDSGLPETKAIRRAVHPEYSADASEVWISLWGGKTDQSAIVVYDDKTLKVKKVITDPKMITPTGKFNVYNTQHDIY
- a CDS encoding nitrite reductase, which translates into the protein MNRLIFALGIALTGAVLPAPTFAAEAPQALYQAHCAACHGPDRLGLTGPALLPESLVRLRKAEAIKTIIAGREATQMQGFADKLTKEEIAALVDWIYTPIVPAPQWTEAQMRASRIVHFSTLPDQPAAAFKGADMMNLFIVVETGDHHVTVLDGDRLEPIARVPTRYALHGGPKFTPDGRYVFFASRDGWISKFDLWNLKTVVEIRAGLNTRNVAVSGDGKYVAVANYLPQTLVLLDANLNLIKVLEVKDRAGKESSRVSAVYDATPRKSFVAALKDIPEVWEISYDPQVEDIPAGVIHDFKYREGAFIPGFLNPRRTVLDEPLDDFFFTQDYAELMGASRTAGKGQVVNLDARRKIADLDLPGMPHLGSGITFDWNGRRVMASPNLKEGLISVIDMQDWKTVKTIATRGPGFFMRSHEATPYAWTDSMMDRQGKDTLQIIDKRSLALVAEVKTDPGKTLAHIEFDRYGKYALASLWERRADGGALIVFDAQTFREVKRIPMDKPVGKYNLFNKITKSEGTSH